Part of the Salminus brasiliensis chromosome 2, fSalBra1.hap2, whole genome shotgun sequence genome, GGGGTGGTGGTGTCACTCGCAAGCAAGTTTGCTGTCAAAGCTGGACAAGCCGATGGCGAAGGCTTGCAGAGCGCACATGGGGTAATTGTAGTCCAACGTGAACACATCCTCGGCCACACGTCCAAACTGCATCACAATGTAGTCCGCTGGAGAGACACAAGCAGACAAAAAGAGTCCTCAAAACCTTTTTTATATGGAATATTTCTGCACAACTTTGACTAAAAGTACATAAGAGAACCAAATTTAacaaatgagacaaaaatatTACACTTGGTCATTTAATTTTTGAGGAAAATGATACAGTATAACAAAGTATGAGTATAACCTTTCAGTATCTGGTATGCCCCCCTTGTGCAGCAATAACTGCAACTAAACATTTCCGGTAACTGTTGATTAGTCCTGCACATTGGATTGGAGGAATTTTTGCCCATTCCTCCAAACAAACAGCTTCAACTCTGTTATGTTGATGGGTTACCTCACATGAACTGCTTGCTTCAGGTGCTTCCtcaacatttctattggatttaaggtcaggactttgacttggccattccaaAACATAAACTTTACTCTTCTCGAACCATTCTCTGGTAGAAAGACTTATAGATtagggtcgttgtcgtgctacATGACCCATGTCCTTCAGCATGTCccacattttcctttagttttttttagttttcaatGATCGCAAACCATCCTGGCCAAGATGCAGCAAAACAGACCAAaaccatgatgctgccaccatgtttcacagatgagATAAAAAGATCTGTTTTATTCTCATCAATCCACAAAACATTGTTCCAATAACCTTTTGGCATGTGATTTTTAACCAATTGAAAACCCCTGACTCTAAGTTCACCTTCAAATTATCAGTTATTCCTAAAGGTTCATACTTTTGCCTCTCCCAGATGTGTAATACTGAAATAtttcctcaataaataaatggccagggttttttgttgttgttgtttttttgtttttttttacttttaggaAAATTTTAGGTGAAATTTTTGCAGAAATGTCCAGAAATTCGAAAGGGTTCACAAACGTTCAAGCAAATGAGTAACTGCTAATGAACTCACGATCATTGTCATGGACAATCTGGAAGTTCTTGACGGATGCTTGTGTCACCCTCCCATGAAAGTTAAGAACGTAGGACTGGGTGTCGTCGTTCCACACCGGAGCTTTATTATGTAACTCAATCAGATTGTCCAAAGCACGATTTTGCCATTTACTTAATAGAGACTCCTGATCCTGTCACCAAtacatacacaaaaaaacattccaAAGATCTATTAAAACATCATTTGCAAAAAAAACTGTCAGCAGTGAGGAACAGATCTACTGGAGTAAAGCCTTACTGTTAATAGAACTCACACTAGTGGGGCGCACAGGAACACGCTCAAAGTTCATATTCATCCCTGGGATGATGACGGTCATTTTGCGCGGCCCTTTAAACCCCAACACATTGGTCTCctacaaagaaaaacacacattcactcagcTGTGCCACTAAGCAGTACTGAATAAGCCtgcgtgcgagtgtgtgtgtgtactcacataACAGATAGCTGCGAGCTCCTGCCGCGTGTTACTCTCTTCAAGCAAAGCTCCGGGATTTTTAGTGGGATTTGTGCCATTATCATAGACTGTGAACTTAGTGCCCATCAGGTTTGACCTACAGTACACAGGGAGAAGAAAATGACATGATGCAGTCACACTGAGAGAAGGACACATAGGTATAGAGAGGGAGTACTCCAGCTGCACTGCAAACATTTTGTTTTAACAAGGCAACTAATAAAACGAGTTAAACAGAACTGGAGTGAAGGCAGGGCTGAACAgtgggacagatttactcatgttggctcctgttggctgtgctgaagcccagtGTGTTTGCGTGGGCACTGacgtttttttaattttaatttaaaaaatgggtTACTGTAATTGGGTTTATATCAGAATTCAatgtagagaaagaaagagaaaggctgATGTATTGGGAAAGGAACCCTTTTGGATGGTGTCTCTGTTTTGGGAAAAGCTTATACGCACCTCAGTTTGCCTACGAAACTTTCACCCTCACGAGAGAGGTCTGTGGCATCCACTGAGATCAGATAGTTGGAGGTCttgctcttttttctcttcctcccagCTAACAGGAACAGCTGAGGAAGAAAGAGGAGTGTACATAGTGAGAAACAGACAGCTGAGTAAAAAGACAGTTTCAATATGCTTGGTCTCATTTTGACCACTCTGAACTCCTCTGACCTTCTTGCCGTCCTCTCTCTCCAGGTGCATGAAGTATGTTGGGTAGAGGCCTCGGTCCATGCCTTTCTTATCCCGTGTGATGCGACACTTTACCGTAGCGCCTCGTGGAGCTGGCCGCAGAACAAATTCTTCCAGGTTCTCCACCTCGATAGAGGAGCCCTCTGCCATGGGTGATCCCACTGTCACACATTCCTGATGAGAATAACAATGAGTGTCCACACACTAATCACTTATGTAATAATACTGGTGGTATGAGGCCAAAGGACTTTGCTTGTGCACACCAATGCCATTATCTCAGTGGCATGACCTGAAGTGTCAGTTTTACTACTGATATTTATTATTAGCTTTTGTTTGGTGCATTGATCACTAATAAAACATGGTCTCACCTGTTACttaagtcacaattatagacaaacccaaacccaatctaactaaactaatagaTGCACTGTTTATGTATTTTACTAAGTATATTCAGTAAACATctgcagtgcaggctagaaaaaaaataagtgaACCCTGGAATTTAATAGATTTGATTTTGTAGATCCCCCTTTAGCAGCAATGACCTCCATCACACGTTCCCTGTAACTGCAAATAAGATTTCTACAATGTTGAGGTGGAATTCCTCCCTAAAAAAACAGAGGAGAGCTGTGCATGCAAGACATCAATATTTCTGAGATAAATCTTTGCAGTAAAGCACACCCAAAccatgaaactacctccaccatgctttatGTTCATCCACTATGTTccttttcctccaaacatagtGTTGTGCAtttgtgctaaaaaaaaaaaaaaagttatgctATCTGCTCTGTACTAGATTTCGGAACATAATAGCCTTTAGCCAAAATGTATACTGCTGAGAGCTACCCTTAATGACtaagtgtgtgagggtgtgaacatgtttatatgtgtgtggaATCAGAAGCCTAACCGTGCTGGACTTGGTGCTAGAGGCAGAGGCCGGACGTGTGGACTCTGTATTAGGAGAAAGTGAGCCGGCCCTGTCTTCTGCTTCATCATCGTCTTCATCGTCGCTGACCTCATCGTAGTTCATACTCCCCGAGAGTCCTGTGTGGAAAGAAGGACAAAACAGATTCTGTGAGAAGAGCCACAAGagcatatcacacacacacacacacacaacatacacaGAAATTCCCTCCTCAACAGACCTACTCCCGAGACAGTGGAAAGGGTTTTATAACTACGGTGGATGGAGAGCAGATCTCTGTGTATCATCATATAACAAATAGGATTTTTAAACAggctatacatacacacagtcccTACTCTGTAATATATGCACCAGGATACCTCCTTGAAGAATGTTAAAACTTTGATAATGCTGACCAAATATTACCAATTATCAATAAAACttaagtattcagtatttttagCATCTATGAGCCACTATGcaggcttgttcacagtcaagACTGCAGACTGGTCAAAATTATAATCCATATGCATATTATCAGTGTCAGGGCTTCTTCATTTGTCTGCAGTTTGCTGCAATCTGCAAGTACAGTTCTAAGGTTGGGTACCCTTGGCCAAATTATGTGATTTGGTTTATTTTTTAAGTAGTAGTAAACACAACCTATGTAGCTgaacataaaacacaatatgTAATATTGTAATGCAATTGTAATACACTCAGTAGCTGCTTATTCTGAACATTAGTGTCTCCTTTATCTCATGATATAATCTAGAGGACGTTCAGCAATCAGCTGATAGATACCCTTCACAATTTAGCCACAAAGAGatttggaggaggaggaagcaAATTTAGCTCAAAATAAGTAGCTGCTGGATTTGCTGACCGAGCAATATGATACCCTGTACAGTGCAACGTAGTGTTATTTGAGGTATTTTAGGATTAAGCCGTTCATTGTGAGAGTCCTCAGAGGAGAGCTGAGTAAATGACAGAGAGCAGAACTCACTGGCCGACTCAGTTCACACAGAGTTTACCCAGCAGCAAACACTGGAGTGCACGCAGTGCAGGGTCCACTGGGTTCTTATGCAAACTACTACGAGTATGCAGGAGTCAGTATGTCTACCAATGGGGCCAAAACAGACATTCaggcaaagtgtgtgtgtgtgtgtgtgcgcaattCTATGTGGGCAAACAATGAATAAACTTCTTCTCAAAACCCACTTCCACAGTTTTCAGTAAGATACTGACATTCATCAATGGTTCCTTATCTGGGATTTGTTTAATTTCCGAGGACGATGGCATCCattattataagagcagagctgtggacAGTCCTGCGGTTTGAAAACCCATCATGAATGTGATGTAGACTTTTTGATGGGACTTTTCCCAAGAACAAATTAAGACATTCTTTGGAAGATACTACAGAATGAGGCCCACTGATTAGACTCATCATTATTCCAAAGAAAAATGCTGTGATGAAGTAGAGCATTTCTGTACTCACCACGtctctgcagcagtgtgtgtatgtctgttttGGGCTCCaagagtgtgtctgtgtctccGTCTCTTTCAGGCTCCTCAGCTGCAGGGGGAGAAGGCTTCTGCGGCTGGCTGACTGACATCACCTGGATCTTTGTACCCAGATCAGGAGCCTCTGAGCCCAGAAAGGCAGCCGGCCCGTCGATCCCTGCTAAAAGACCATAATACTTTAACACCAGTGCATGGGCTCTCTATGGTACTGGGAGATAAGTGTGATACTGGGAATGTGGTTGTGTAGTTAACCCTATATAGGGTAATATTTCTGCATTTTTCATCCGTATCtgagtatctgtgtgtgttgcatCAGTGTAGCATGTGGATGAATACCACAGGCCATTTCGACACAGTTCTTAGAAAGGAACTGAAAACCTGTTGAAAGACACTTACGACAGAAGCCAATGGGCAGCTGCTGAATTCCATCAATACATGTTCATGCAAAACACATATCAAGTCAAAGAGACATGTAAATCAACCAGTGTAAAAGTATAATTCATTAGTTTGGAGGTGGGGAAAGTTTTCAAGAAAGAAGAATTTGCGTCAATATGTTATCAACATAGCCAATCAGCTCCAAGTAAGTGACTCACTAGTCAGTTTCTCATCTGATTGCATAAGGATATGAAAAAGCTTTTCTTTGCTGTGGGATTATCTGTGGGTGTGTAGTTTGTTCACTCTGTGATGCCTAAAATTTAAAATGAGCCCTGACATTTCTATTAGTTAGCAGTGTTTCTGCCTTGCTGCTCTGTCATGAATCTCCGCTTTGCACCTTTTCGTACTGTCCGTGGCAGGCTAGAGAGATCTGTAGTTCCTTGGAAGTTCTCCTGTAAGCACTATTTGAGCAACCCAGGACATTTAAGCTTGCAGATAATTGCAGATTGCTTCTACCAAGGTCTATTTAGCAACTAACCCATTAATTAACCCATAAGGTTAATTAGCTTGGTAGGGCCATGTCTTGTTCCCAATTATCGTTAGAAAAGGCTGACAATGATTAAACGGATACTCATTTCAAAGATTTTTACTCATTTATACTTATACTATAATCTGCATATATCCTACAGATCCTAAAGACTGCTGGGGGTTTTTGCGTTGACCTCACAGTACCTTGACCAAAACATCATtggaaatctgtggatagaAGAGCAGTGCATGTAAGATCTCACAAAGAAATGGGCCTAAAATCCCCCAAATAAGAAGACTCTTAGCTCATTAAAAAGgagcatttacaagctgtgatacttgccgaAGGGAGTGTTACTAAGTACTCACCATGCAAGTCATATTTTACTCACTTAGCAATTGACACCAGAAATTCTGATTTCAGCAAGACAGTTTCTCATGTCTGCCTCATGCAAATACATGTATTGTTAGAGTGTAGTGGTTGTAGACTTGAactttatattttaaatgatataGTTATACATACATGTTGCTGAATACACAGCAACTGCCCATTGGCTTCTATTAAAAGTGAATTAACCTTAATTAACCATGAATACATCAACCGTCCACTGTATGAAGATGCAGTAGACAGGGATCGAGCTGAAAATCACTGGAGTATTTCTTTACACTTCAAAAGACCTGTTAGTGGTTAGTCCAGACCTCTCTTGTGACTGTCTAACTCATTAGGTTTCatggtagttactgaatgaGTCGTCAGATTAATAACTGAGGAATCCGCCTAGAGGGGTTAACACACTATTGGACTGCCAGTATTTGAGTGTTTTCCCAAAATGACTCTCTAGGGTGCATAAAAACTGCATGCTGACACTCAATCATCTACATGGTTCAAAAACAACAACGTACAAATGGTGTACACAAACAGCCCTGCCATGTTCTCATACTTTACTCATAGTGCAGGGACTGTAAGGTTACTAAAGCATCCACTCAGATCCCACAGAGAAGCTCGTGCTTAAACCACCCCCACTACGCAAAGCGGCCTTAATGCACCCTATTAAATCTCATGTCTTTTTTGCATCTAGCCCaaccagtttttgttttttttctctctatccCTTCATATCTACCTCCCGAACTGAGTGGGATGTGGTGATCCAGGCTGATATACACCAAAACTCCTCTGCTCGCTGCATGTGGGACCAGACAAAGCCAGATCTGATCACCATCCTCCCACTGCAGCTCCTCAACATGCGCAATCTCAGAGTCTAAGGCTGCTcgtggcacagcagcataacctgACGACCACTCTCAACACTGGTCTGTACCCCGCTACTGCTGTCATCAGTTTTCATATTCCTGAGAAGACAAGTTATAAGACAACCCACTTTCACAATGAAGAGGAAAGTCAAAAAACATGGAGCTTAAAAACGAATTAATATATATCCAGAGAAAAGGAGTCTCCTAACAATCACGCAAGAACTGGCAGACCACCAAACTGCCCCCAGATAAATAGCACTTAAGCTTTCATCTTTGAGGGAGAAGTAATTCAGGCTCCACTCTCACGTCAGATCTGGAGGAAAAAAATCCACAGGCGCAACTCAACACTGTGGGCCTAAAAGGCCCCAAAAGCTAATCAAAAAGGTCTTACTGAGAAAACCAAACAGGCATCCACTTCAAAGTCCAGATCCCAACATCATTAAGTGTGTTTGGGATTACctggatggtgagaagcagaaaatgaaaggaaaaaagaaagaaagattgaACGTTGGCAAAATGTCCCACAGACAAAACTCACAAGAGTCTCCCAAAAACAATAGAATAGAAGCTGTAATTATGGTAAAGTAGAACTTAATGACTACTCAAACATCTCATATTAAATACTTGCCAGCTTTGGTTAGTTTAAAAAGGAAGCCTGGTGTGATTGCTCTGCTCATTAGAGTGAGTTTGAAATGCTGCCTTTATCTGATGTGCACCAATATGAACTATGACGGCATCTGAATGAACCGAACACAGAGTTGTGCACGGGTGTCAAATTTGAATATCAACCCTGCCCTCTCGCTCCACCAACATGCCTAAAGGTTTAGTTTagcagggctgtgtcccaaaccacactaCAAAACTAAAGGTTTAGTTTagcagggctgtgtcccaaaccacactaCAAAACTAGCCCCCATTATAATTGCATTCATCACTGTATCTGCCTCAGTaaagacatgtgtgtgtgttgggatgcagccacattttacagctttaacatCATCATTCCttggaaacaaacaaattagcTTGTGTATATTATCAGAAATGTGGTTTAATACTGCTATTAAGTTTAATGGTCCCAGGGTTAGatttcaagattttttttttgtacttgcAGCCTTCTGCCATATGTGCATCATCCATCACCGTTTTTTTTAGTTAATGTTTGATTGCCAATATGCCGGTATGAACGCAaaagcaaaccaggactaaaaATATAGCAGTATATAATTTTACTAACACACCGTTTGTATTTTCAACATCTTAAAAAATTAAGAACTTGAGGAGAacggtccaccacccaaatgatATCTGATGGAACAGAGGGGTCTGACAAcctgtgcatcaacagatgagctacagaCTGTATGTATACTCCAGATATTGGGTGTATCTGATGACattggtgtatataataaattgTCATACGCCATTCGGAAACTTTACTCTGTGCCGTCCCAGGCCCCTCCCTCCCCTTTTTCCTCACCATCAAGAATGACATCACTGGTGATGCTGAGGCGGGACTCGACAAGCGGTGCTTGCTCCTCGCTGCGGCGGGGTCGGGAGCGCCGTGGTCGTGCCTCTGGATTTGGCTGCACCATCAGCGGTTCCTGTCGCTTCCGCCGCTGCTTCTGCTCCAACAGCGCCCTCTACAGACCAGAGGACGAAAACATATTGAAACACATTGGCAGTCACATATTTCTTGGCTCCAGAGttcttattcatttttaattactatgaattatgaataGCCCTGCTTGAAACGTCGTTCAGGTGTGAAGAATCAGTGCTAAATGTATCTGGTTAAAGCC contains:
- the tulp3 gene encoding tubby-related protein 3 isoform X3; this encodes MLYSLQKSERPSSSASFTSTATASSLDDDSSSLRQQKLEKQRALLEQKQRRKRQEPLMVQPNPEARPRRSRPRRSEEQAPLVESRLSITSDVILDAGIDGPAAFLGSEAPDLGTKIQVMSVSQPQKPSPPAAEEPERDGDTDTLLEPKTDIHTLLQRRGLSGSMNYDEVSDDEDDDEAEDRAGSLSPNTESTRPASASSTKSSTECVTVGSPMAEGSSIEVENLEEFVLRPAPRGATVKCRITRDKKGMDRGLYPTYFMHLEREDGKKLFLLAGRKRKKSKTSNYLISVDATDLSREGESFVGKLRSNLMGTKFTVYDNGTNPTKNPGALLEESNTRQELAAICYETNVLGFKGPRKMTVIIPGMNMNFERVPVRPTSDQESLLSKWQNRALDNLIELHNKAPVWNDDTQSYVLNFHGRVTQASVKNFQIVHDNDPDYIVMQFGRVAEDVFTLDYNYPMCALQAFAIGLSSFDSKLACE
- the tulp3 gene encoding tubby-related protein 3 isoform X5 → MPNDMRALLEQKQRRKRQEPLMVQPNPEARPRRSRPRRSEEQAPLVESRLSITSDVILDAGIDGPAAFLGSEAPDLGTKIQVMSVSQPQKPSPPAAEEPERDGDTDTLLEPKTDIHTLLQRRGLSGSMNYDEVSDDEDDDEAEDRAGSLSPNTESTRPASASSTKSSTECVTVGSPMAEGSSIEVENLEEFVLRPAPRGATVKCRITRDKKGMDRGLYPTYFMHLEREDGKKLFLLAGRKRKKSKTSNYLISVDATDLSREGESFVGKLRSNLMGTKFTVYDNGTNPTKNPGALLEESNTRQELAAICYETNVLGFKGPRKMTVIIPGMNMNFERVPVRPTSDQESLLSKWQNRALDNLIELHNKAPVWNDDTQSYVLNFHGRVTQASVKNFQIVHDNDPDYIVMQFGRVAEDVFTLDYNYPMCALQAFAIGLSSFDSKLACE
- the tulp3 gene encoding tubby-related protein 3 isoform X4, which codes for MSYYIRPSSSASFTSTATASSLDDDSSSLRQQKLEKQRALLEQKQRRKRQEPLMVQPNPEARPRRSRPRRSEEQAPLVESRLSITSDVILDAGIDGPAAFLGSEAPDLGTKIQVMSVSQPQKPSPPAAEEPERDGDTDTLLEPKTDIHTLLQRRGLSGSMNYDEVSDDEDDDEAEDRAGSLSPNTESTRPASASSTKSSTECVTVGSPMAEGSSIEVENLEEFVLRPAPRGATVKCRITRDKKGMDRGLYPTYFMHLEREDGKKLFLLAGRKRKKSKTSNYLISVDATDLSREGESFVGKLRSNLMGTKFTVYDNGTNPTKNPGALLEESNTRQELAAICYETNVLGFKGPRKMTVIIPGMNMNFERVPVRPTSDQESLLSKWQNRALDNLIELHNKAPVWNDDTQSYVLNFHGRVTQASVKNFQIVHDNDPDYIVMQFGRVAEDVFTLDYNYPMCALQAFAIGLSSFDSKLACE
- the tulp3 gene encoding tubby-related protein 3 isoform X2, translated to MDSVKTSSQPVYSRWSYRPSSSASFTSTATASSLDDDSSSLRQQKLEKQRALLEQKQRRKRQEPLMVQPNPEARPRRSRPRRSEEQAPLVESRLSITSDVILDGIDGPAAFLGSEAPDLGTKIQVMSVSQPQKPSPPAAEEPERDGDTDTLLEPKTDIHTLLQRRGLSGSMNYDEVSDDEDDDEAEDRAGSLSPNTESTRPASASSTKSSTECVTVGSPMAEGSSIEVENLEEFVLRPAPRGATVKCRITRDKKGMDRGLYPTYFMHLEREDGKKLFLLAGRKRKKSKTSNYLISVDATDLSREGESFVGKLRSNLMGTKFTVYDNGTNPTKNPGALLEESNTRQELAAICYETNVLGFKGPRKMTVIIPGMNMNFERVPVRPTSDQESLLSKWQNRALDNLIELHNKAPVWNDDTQSYVLNFHGRVTQASVKNFQIVHDNDPDYIVMQFGRVAEDVFTLDYNYPMCALQAFAIGLSSFDSKLACE
- the tulp3 gene encoding tubby-related protein 3 isoform X1, whose translation is MDSVKTSSQPVYSRWSYRPSSSASFTSTATASSLDDDSSSLRQQKLEKQRALLEQKQRRKRQEPLMVQPNPEARPRRSRPRRSEEQAPLVESRLSITSDVILDAGIDGPAAFLGSEAPDLGTKIQVMSVSQPQKPSPPAAEEPERDGDTDTLLEPKTDIHTLLQRRGLSGSMNYDEVSDDEDDDEAEDRAGSLSPNTESTRPASASSTKSSTECVTVGSPMAEGSSIEVENLEEFVLRPAPRGATVKCRITRDKKGMDRGLYPTYFMHLEREDGKKLFLLAGRKRKKSKTSNYLISVDATDLSREGESFVGKLRSNLMGTKFTVYDNGTNPTKNPGALLEESNTRQELAAICYETNVLGFKGPRKMTVIIPGMNMNFERVPVRPTSDQESLLSKWQNRALDNLIELHNKAPVWNDDTQSYVLNFHGRVTQASVKNFQIVHDNDPDYIVMQFGRVAEDVFTLDYNYPMCALQAFAIGLSSFDSKLACE